DNA from Amycolatopsis sp. DSM 110486:
TCCCGCATGGCGCGCACGTGAGCGACGGCGGCGGTCTGCCGGTCGGTCCGCACCGCGGCTTCGACGACGTCCAACGCCACCCACAATGCATGCGGCACGTGGGACGCGAACGTGCCCGCTGGGCTGATCGCCGTCGCGTTCCGGTAAGCGCTTTCGAAGTCACCGCGGCCGGATTCGGCGACTGTGCGGACGTGCCGGGCGTAGTGCAGTGCTACCCCCACTCCCCTGGGCGTGGCCCAGCGGATGATCTGGTCAGTCAGGCGGTCGACGGCTTCGTCGTCACCGCGGGCCGCGGCGACGACGGCTCGGCAGTACCAGAAGTACCAAGTGAAGAAGTGGTACCCGGAGTCCTCGCACACCTGGGCTCCTTCGTCGGCCAGTTCCAGGCATTCGTCCCACCTGCCGGTGAGGTAATCGTCCAGGCACAGGTGCATCAGCGCGCCGACGTGCCGGCGCGGCGGACCGCCGTCCCGCCCTTGGAAGACAACTCGCCACGACGGCTCGCGGACATCTGCCAGGCGATCGAGGTAGAGCGAGCCGGTGCCGGCGCGAACGATCCGGCCGGGGTCGGATTCCTTCTGCAGGTCGCTGAGAACGGATTCCAGCTGATCCAGAGCCCCGGCACCGGAACGGACTGGGTCGGAGAAGGTCTTGGCAGCCACCGACAGCAGGGCGGGCGGCTCCGGTCGCAGACGCCGGAGCGTCGCATACAAAGGTTCCCACAGTTCCGCGCGGCCACTGAAGAAACAGAGGAGCAGCAGCAGGTGGAGCGCCTCGATGAGGGCGCCGTCCGTTGCTTCGTAGCGGTGCGTGCCGGACTCGATGGCGCCGGTCAGCAGTCGGTGGGCGGTGTCGATGTCCCCGTCGCCGTTGATGATCAGGAAGACGGCGGCGGCCGCGAAGTGGAGAGAGCCGATCAGCTCCGGGTCGGCCAAGCGGGCACCTTCGAGCAGTTCCGAGGCGTTGCGGAGTTGCCCGGTCGCGTCGGCGCCGATGTAGGCGGCCTCGGCGAGCCGGCGAGCGCGATTCGAGCTGTGCGGGCTCAGATCGGCCGCCCGTACCAGCGCCGCGACCGCTCCGACGGCGTCTCCGCGGGCCGCGATGCTGCGTGCCGCCTGGTCCAACAGACCGGCCACCTGCTCATCCGGCTCGACGGAAGCCTCGCCGAGGTGCCAGGCCCGCCGCTCGGGCTGGCTCACCAGCACGTGGGCCAACGCTCGATGGGCCGCCCGGCGCTCGGCACTCGTGCAGGCATCCACCACCGCCGACCGGATCAAGGGGTGCCGGAAAACGAGCCGGCGCGTGCCTTCGTCGAAAGCCACCAGCCCATCCTGCTCGGCCGAAGCGAGGTCCTCGAGGTCGGATTCGTAGCCGGCCTCGCGCGCCGTCGCCTGCAGGACCGCGAGATTGCCGGTTCCTTCCAGCGTCGCGAGCAGCAACAGCCGCCGTGCGGCGAGGGAGAGGACGGACACCCGAGAGACGAACAACGCCTGAAGCCGTAGGCTGAGCGGAAGTATTACGGGAAGGCTCTCCAGGGCCACACGCTGCTCCCCGCTCAGCACCGTGGGCAACTCGAGCAAAGCCAGCGGGTTCCCTTCGGCCACCGACAGCAGTCGCTGACGCACTCGAGCGG
Protein-coding regions in this window:
- a CDS encoding AAA family ATPase; its protein translation is MGDNGLFDHGGVDSLVGRGVALERIRGFLAATDRGGALLLSGAAGVGKTVLLDAVAETAVASGSRVLRAAGVEFEADVSYSGLNQVLFPLYEAFGELDTAHADALQVALGFGSGVPPERLVVSNATLMLLRHVAKAGPLLLIVDDLPWLDRASAAVLGFVARRLNGTRVTFLGAMRSGSETFFNRGGLPEYEVPPLDEESSHLLLNTRFPTLAARVRQRLLSVAEGNPLALLELPTVLSGEQRVALESLPVILPLSLRLQALFVSRVSVLSLAARRLLLLATLEGTGNLAVLQATAREAGYESDLEDLASAEQDGLVAFDEGTRRLVFRHPLIRSAVVDACTSAERRAAHRALAHVLVSQPERRAWHLGEASVEPDEQVAGLLDQAARSIAARGDAVGAVAALVRAADLSPHSSNRARRLAEAAYIGADATGQLRNASELLEGARLADPELIGSLHFAAAAVFLIINGDGDIDTAHRLLTGAIESGTHRYEATDGALIEALHLLLLLCFFSGRAELWEPLYATLRRLRPEPPALLSVAAKTFSDPVRSGAGALDQLESVLSDLQKESDPGRIVRAGTGSLYLDRLADVREPSWRVVFQGRDGGPPRRHVGALMHLCLDDYLTGRWDECLELADEGAQVCEDSGYHFFTWYFWYCRAVVAAARGDDEAVDRLTDQIIRWATPRGVGVALHYARHVRTVAESGRGDFESAYRNATAISPAGTFASHVPHALWVALDVVEAAVRTDRQTAAVAHVRAMREADIAALSPRLSLLAAGSAALCATDDDEAVRLFEEALELPGVERWPFDLARVHLSYGERLRRARANADSREPLRLAYDAFTLLGASPWADRAAKELRATGWGAPRTTASGEVLTPQEREIADLAASGLSNKQIAERLYLSHRTIGAHLYQIFPKLGITSRAALRDALEALEK